In the Armatimonadota bacterium genome, TCCGGCGATCGCACCAAGCCGTCGTGCTCGGCATACCGGCTGTGGTCGAAGATGTGCGCCATCCAAAACTGCTCCACCCACATCGTGTCGGCGAAGGGCGAGGGGACGAAGTACCTCAACCCAAAGATCGGCGAGAGCTTCCGGACTTCGTGCGTGTGGTTGAACTCCGCGATCGCCAGCCGTTCGCCGTTGAATTCACTGTAGGTAAACCCCATGACGTCATCGAAGTAGCAAACGACGCGAGGGAGCAGCACCTCCTCGGACGCCTCCAAGAGCCGCAGCGCAGCCCGGGTGGAGCTGTAGTAGTCCAGGTCGAAAGACGCGAAAGCCACGGGGGCAAGGCCAGTCTGCAGCACGTTGTCCAGCGTATCCTCCACCAGCCCCAGGACCAACCGCGCTCTGCGCAGGCGCCGCACGAGTTTCTCCACGTCCATCGGGAAGTACGCTGCCGCCCACAAATTCGGGCAGTCTCTGACGTCCTGCGGTCTCGGCATCCCCGTCCCTGTATCAAACCCATAGACGTCCACGGCCACACCTAGCTGCGTCTCTACCCGTTCGGCGATGCGCTCCAACGCCACGAGCCCGTTGCCCCCCGCAACGCCAAACTCGACCACCGACACACGGTCCATGCGCAGCACTCGGGCCAAACTCACGCCCTGCACGACGCCCCACGCGTACTGCGGTCGGGAACCGCACACCGGATCCGTCACGATCCGCCGAAACACCGATGCAAGGTCTCTGTACAGATACCCGGGATCCCGCACGGGCGCCTCACGAAACCAGTCCTGGCCCCGGCCGATAAGCCACCGAACGCGCGTTCCCAACAGGTGTCTCAAGCCCACACCCTGACTCCTCCAGTGCCCGGCGACGATGTCGCCAAAAGAGCGCCTCGTCGACCTGGCCACCGGTGATCAACCTCTGCAGGCACTTCACGCGTGTGAACGTCGGCATCTCGAACACTGCCCGCGTCAACTGCACGCGCTCGAACAGCGCCCGCAGCTCGTGCGCACCCGCTCGGACATCATGCTGGCATCGAAACCCGGGCAACACGGCGTGAATCTTCTCGAATGACACCCGATAACTCCGCTCATCGCTATCGGTCTGCCCCAGCGACACCCGGCATCCGGGAAACACCTGGGCGACGATCTCGGCGATCTCAGCCACACGGTAGTTCTCCTGCGTCTGTCCCACGTTGAAGATCTGGCGGTGGACGACGGCGCGCGGCGCGTCCAGCACGCAGGCGACGGCCTCGGCGATGTCCCGTACGTGGACTACCGGACGCCACGGGCTCCCGTTACTGGTCATGCGGATCTCGCCAGTGGTCCACGCCCACCCGGCGAGGTTGTTCAACACCAGGTCGAATCGCATCGCGGGTGATGCGCCGTAGGCCGTCGCGTTGCGCAGAACTGTGGGGGAAAACTCGTCGTCGGCCATGCGCAGCAGTTCTTGCTCGACGAGCACCTTGCACACCGCGTACGGCGTCCGGGGATCGAGAGCCGATTCCTCGACGCGGTAGTCCTCCGAACCTCTGCCGTACACGCTGCACGAGGAGCTGTAGACGAACCGCGGCACTCCCGCCTGCTTGCACAACCGGGCCAACCGGACCGAGCCACGGTAGTTGATCTCGTAGGTGACGGCCGGGTTCAAGTACCCCACCGGATCGTTCGATAGCTCGGCCAGATGCACCACCGCGTCGTAGCCGACGAGGTCTTGGGGCTCCAGCTCTCGAACGTCACATGCCAGGTATGGCGCGACCCCGGCACCGTCATCGTAGAGCAGTCGCTCGCGGTAGAAGCCGGTATCAGCTCCCGCGACGACGTGCCCCCGGCTCCGCAGGGTCGCTCCGAGCACGGTACCGATGTAGCCCTGCAACCCCGTCACAAACACCCGCATACAGGCAACCCCACCTTCGCACCACTCACAGGACCCGGGCTCCTGGCACTACCGCAGACGAGGGGGGCCCACCGTATCTCTGTGAGGCTGTCGGCTGCTCGGAGACTCCCAGGTAAGGGGAACCTCAAGGCCAGATCTTCCACGGCGCCTTGCCGCTTGCCCACAACTCCTCCAACATGTTCTTTTCCTTTAGCGTGTCCATACACGACCAAAACCCATGATGCCGATAGCCCATCAACTGCCCGTCGCGCGCGAGACGCGGCACCGCGTCCCGTTCCCACACGGTCTCGTCACCGTCCACGTAGTCGATGGCGGCCGGCTCCAGGACGAAGTATCCTCCGTTGATCCACCCTTCGCTCCGCTCGGGCTTCTCGTAGAACTCCACGACCCGGTCGCCCTCAAAAGCGATCCTCCCGAACCGCTCCGGCGAACGTACGGTCGTCACCGTCGCCAGTTTCCCGTGCGAGCGGTGAAACGCGAGCAGCGCGCTGATGTCGATATCGGCCACCCCATCGCCATAGGTAAACATGAAGGTCTGGCCGTCATCGAGCCAGGGCCGCAGCCGCTTCAACCGACCACCCGTCTGGGTGTACAAGCCGGTGTCCACCAGATGCACTTTCCACTTCGGCTGCGTGTACCCGTTGTGGACAACGACGCTGCCGGTCTCCAGGTCTACGGAGATATCGTTGTTGAGGGCGTAGAAACTCAAAAAATACTGTTTGATGATCTCCGCCTTGTAGCCCAACGCGATGACGAACTCGTTCACGCCGTGCGCGGAGTAGATGTTCATAATGTGCCAGAGGATCGGCTTGCCGCCGATCTCCACCGCGGGCTTCGGGCGAGACGCCGTCTCCTCCGAGAGCCGCGAACCGAACCCTCCAGCCAGGATGACCGCCTTCACCGTTCCAGGGTCGCAACCGGTGTCATGGCGGCGATCCGCGCGCGCAGGGCGACGCACAGTGCATGTGCGACGACCAGATGAACATCCTCGATCTGCTCCATCCGGTGGGTCGGGGCGAGCACACAGTGGTCCACCAGACCACGTAGTTGGCCACCGGTCCCACCCGTCAGTCCGACAACCGTCGCCCCATGCTCACGGGCCCACCGCGCCGCCGCCACGATGTTGGGCGAGTTCCCGCTGCCGCTGATCACGACGAGGAGATCCCCTGGACGACAGAGATTGGCCAGCTGTTCCACGAAGATGCTGTCGTACGCCACATCGTTAGCCCACGCCGTCATGAGGGGCACGCTGTCGGTCAGGGCGACCGCTCGAAACCTCGGTTGCCCCGGCACCGCGGTGCCCTTGTTGAGATCGTTGGCCCAGTGCGATGCAGTGGCGGCGCTCCCACCGTTGCCTGCGATGAAAACCAGCCGCTGCTCCCGCCAGGCACGCAGCAAGACCTCCTCGACGCGCATCAGCGCCTCCGCCGACACCGCGGCCAGGGCGCTTCGCAGGTCGCTAATGTACTGCGACACGCCCACGTGCCGCACCCCCCTCCATCGCCGGGTGCGCCCAGCGACCACCCACGAGACGCAACACAGAGCGCACCAGCAGTTCAAGATCCAGCCAAATCGTGTAGTTGCGGACGTAGAACAAAGTTGCGCGCATCTCGTCGTCGATCGAAACAGGCTCGTCCCACAACGCCCACATGCCGGTAAGTCCGGGCTTTACCAGCAGCAGGTCCGGCATCCACGACTCGTAGACTGCCCGCCGCGCGACGGGAATTGGGCGGGGCCCCACGACGCTCATCTGGCCACGAAGGACGTGCAGCACCAGCGGAAGCCTGTCCAGCCCCAGACGGTACAGCAACCGCTGCACGGCGTTCTGCACACCGCCAGGCCAGCCTGTGTCCAGGAAGACAGCCCGGAACGTCGTGCCCCCTCGGCCGACCATGCGAACGACCCGAAACGGTCGGACGCCGGTCACCAACAGCGCTGTTGCCGCAAGGCCTACGACTGGCAGCACCACGGGCAGCGCGCCAAGGGCCAGGGCATAGTCCATCGCGCCCTTCAACACGGCATCCACGCCGGAAATCCGAAAGCGCTCCAACGTCAGGAAGGGCAGAAACCCGCGCTCATGCACCTTGACGTTGGCCGCCACCACATCGCGCACGGCCGGTAGCACACGAATCGCCGTGCCGTTGAGGTTCAAGCCGCTGTGAGACAACTCCCGAAAGCTTTCCCATGCCATCGCGGCAGGGACCACAATCACCTCATGAGCACCGGTCTCCTCCACCACCCGCGCCAACGAGCTGGGCGGGCCAAGGACCTTCAATCCGTCCACCACAGGGGTGCCCACGGGCAAGAAATCATCGACGAACCCCACGATCCTCACACCGGCGTGTTTGAGGTCGGCAAAGTGTCGTGCCAGGGAGAGCCCCGCGGCACCAGCGCCTACAACGATCGCGCGCGACGTCAGGCCGCCGCGCCGGCGGATCGTTCGCACGACCCGCCGCAGCAGAAAACGCGCAACCCCCACCGCCAGAATCAACAGTACCCACGCCAGCGCCGCAAGCTCGCGTGAGGACACCACGCTGGCCGGCTGGGTCCAGAACCCCAAGACGATGAGCCCGAGGGTACTGACCGTACACCCGTAGATGACACGTCCGTATTCCGTTGGGCCCTCAAACAACTCGTCGAGCACGTAGAGCCTGTGCAGGCCAAACACCGCAACGGCAACGGGGACGCCCACCAGCAACGGCAGCACCCCAGCCCAGCTACCATCCTGATCCGACGCAAGCCACTGCGCGGCCGCCAACGCCACGGCCACCGCTACGCTGTCCAGCAACAACAGCCCCAGCACTAGTACACGCCGCGTTCGTCTACGCATACCGCGCCGCTGCCAACGGAAGCGTATTGTTCACCAGAATTCGCGCGCCGTCCCGATCCATGGCGAAGTCCATACGGCGCAGCCCTAACCTCTCGAGGGCGTCCGTCACCCTGCCCACGCGACGCAGCGGGCAATAGAGCATCAGAAACCCGCCGCCGCCTGCTCCCGCGATCTTCCCTCCGATGGCGCCGTGCGCCCGCGCCGTTTCGTAGTATTCGTCGATGCGCGCGTTCGAGATCCCCGGCGCCAGTCGCTTCTTCTGTTCCCACGAAGCATGCAGCAACTCGCCCACGCCGCCCAAATCGCCTGCAAGAAGGTAGCGTCGCATCTCCACCGCTGCGGCCTTGATGGCGTGCAACGACGTCAGCACCGCCGCGTCGTCCGCCGCGATCGCGCGTCGCTGCGCGTCGAGCACTCTCGCGGCTTCGCGCGCAACCCCGGTATAGAAGAGGAGAATCTCCCGCTCCAACGCCTCCAACGTGTCGGAACGCAAGGCCAGTGGCTCCACGGTGACGCCGTCGCGTTCGAACGTAATAGCGTTGACACCGCCATAGGCTGCCGCAAACTGGTCCTGCTTGCCGATCGGCATTCCGAGCTTCTCGATTTCGATAAAACACGCTAGCTCCGCAACCTGCCGCTTGGACAGCTGCAGCCCCAGCGCACCACTGACCCCCTTCAGGACCGCCACGGTGACTGCGCTCGACGACCCGAGTCCGGTCCCGGGCGGCACCTGAGATGCAAGGAACATCGAGAACCCTTCGCGGATATTGAAATGGTTCAGCACAGCGCGCGGGAGCGCCAGGTCGCCGTCCCAGAGCATGTTCTCTTCGGCTCTCTGCCGGTGGAACGTTCGGTAGTCCGACGACATGATTTGGATACTCTCGCCCCTGTTCACGGTAAGGAACACGTAGATATACTTGTCGATGGTCGCGCTCACGACGAGACCACCGAAACGCGCATAATAGTCCTCGAAGTCAGTACCGCCCCCGGCGAAGCTGATCCGCACGGGGGCGCGAGCGATCAGCATCGGTGCTCCTCACTCACGAGCATGTTATCCCCTTCAAAGCCACCCCACACCGATCCGCCCTGACGTGCCCGTACTGACATGGCAACAGCTCAACGCTTCAAGCGCCCATAGTAGCTGTAGGATGCTAGCTCGCTGCCGGTCACTGGAACGTTGTTCAGTACCACCCCGATGACATTGACACCGTGGAGCCGCCGCCTGATCATTGAGTTGACGTCCACTGGGGCCGCGCCAGCCTTGACCACCAGCAGCAGCCCGTCGAGAGCGGACGCGATCAACGACGTGTACGCCACAGCCGCGACGGACGGCAGATCGAAGATCACGAAATCCGCTTCAGAACGCAGCTGGATTAGCAGTTGCCTGACGCCCTCGGGTTGTAGTATCGACATCGGGGTCTTCGGCTTCGGTCCCGCAGGCAGCACCCGCAGCCCGCGGATCCCGCTTACGGGCCGCAGGGCCGGTTGCAAGTTCGCGTGCCGCTGCAACACCGTAGACAATCCGACGTCGTTCGGGACGTCGAACACCCGGTGGAGCGACGGCTTATACAGGTCGGCATCCACCAGGACCACCCGCTGCGCAGTTTCCACCATGACCAAGCCTAGGTTCGCCGCGGTGGTGGAGCTGCCGTGCTTCGGCTGCACTCCGGTCACGCCCAGAGACCACAGGTCCTTGTTGGTTTGCAGCATGTTGACTCGCAAAATACGATAGGCCTCCGCGAACGGCGAATCTTCGCCGTAGGTCGTGAACAGCTCGGCAGGTTTAGTCACCATGGCACAAACCGCCTCAAAGAACGGTGGACAACGAGTGCAAGATCCCCTGTCCCAGCCGCACGACATGATCTCCCGCGGCCGTCACCGAGCCATAGACCAGCTGCCATCCGAAGCTCAATGCACCGGCCTGAACCCGCGCAACGAACGCTGCGCCAACCGCGACCAGCGCAAGGACTACCAGTACCGGCAGGATGAAACTGCTGAGGCTGGGCGCCACCGTCAGGTATCGATACGTGCTGTTGCTCATGACGGGCACGGCAGTCAGCACCGGCACGCCGAAGGCGCCTTCGGCCTCATGGGTAGTACGAATCTTGTTGTCCACACTCTCCGCCAAGACCGCGAGGGCGGCACCCAGGAGCAGCCCCACGAAGCCTGCCAATCCAACCTTGACTGGCAGCTGCGCCGACTCGGGCTCGGTCGGAACAGTGGCTCCATCGACGATGGCAATGACCGCCTGCGCAGACGACTGTGCTCGGCTCTCACGGATCACTGCCTCCTGATGCAGACCGGCCAAGCGGATGTAGGTGGTCTCCGCGACGCGCACGTCGCGCTGCAGGCGCCCGAGCGTCATCTCGTTCTGCGGGACACCAACCAGCGCCGCCTCCGTCTCGCGCAGCAGCCGTGCCGTTGCTGTTGCGCGCGCTCGCGCCACCACGGCATCGATGTCAGCGCCAAGCATCTCCCGCAGAAACTGCTCGCGTAGCGGGCTAATACCCAACGACTGATCGCGTACTGCCCGCTCCGCCTCCAACCGAAGGCGCCGCTGTGCATCGGCTATGCGCGCGACCACCGCCTGCACCCGCGGGTGCTCATCGGTGTACACGTTTCGCAACCCTGCCAACTCCAGCTCCAGGTTCGTCAGGTGATCGCGCACCTGCACCACCACTGGGTTCGTCGCGATGGACACCGCCGCCAGTCGCCCGTCGTTGCGCGCGTTGAGTTGGGCCCGAATCGCATCGGCGCGTGTCCTGGCTAACCTCTCGTCCAGCAGCGCCCCATCGTGCGCAGCCTGCAGGTCAAAGACCCGCTGGACTCTCCGGGAGATCTCCTCAGAAGACCCCACGAACCGCGTCCTCGACTTGAACCCCAAGAGGGCTCGCTCCGCCGCGGCCAACCGCTTGCGCGACTGCTCGAGCTGCTCTTCGATGAACCGTCGGGTGCGTGCGGCATCGGCGCGGTTGACCTCGCCGTAGAACCGCTCGAACTCTCGCGCCACTGCGTTGGCAGTTCGCGCCGCTCGCTCGGGTTGCTCGTCCACCGCGCTAATGATCAAGAAATCACTGCCGCGCACCTGCGTCACGCGGATGCGGGGTGTCGTGCCCACCTGCTCGGCCACCCGTCGCAGCACCGTCCTACTTGTGATCATCAGGCTCACGTTCCGAAGCACCGTCTCACGGAAGACCCCAGACAGGGGCGCAAGGTTGGGATCTTCGTATGCCGTGGGGGCGACGATGCGTGGGGTGACGAGAAGGCTAGCCTCGGCCCGGTACAGTGGGCGCAACCCACGTGTCTGCACCACGACCGCAGCCACGGTCACAGCCACCAGGACGGCAATCATCCATGCCCGCTTCCTCATGATTTCGTAGTACTGCCGTAGCTCCATTGAGCGTCACCCCTTTCGGGTCATGCAGCAGCCGCTAATAGCCACCGAAAATGAGCCGCAACAGGCTGGCTGCGTTCAGGTACTGGAGTACCTGGCGGAGGTCGAGTCCCGCCTCCGGGACGTACACAACGTCACCGTGCTGCAACGGCACGTTCTGTGCAGCGTCCTGCCTTGCGAGGATCTGATTCACGTTGACGGTCACCGACCGTGTCCGCCCTGCTTCTAGACGGATGACGACCACCCGTGACAGGTCCCCCCGCTCGCCACGTCCACCGGCCATGGCGATCGCATCGACCAACTTCATCCCGTCGGCCAGGTCATAGGTACCCGGCCTGACCACCGCGCCCAGCACAGCAACGCGGCTCTGGTTCTCGGGAACCACCAGCATATCGCCCGGCCTGACCTGCAAGTTGGCCTCAGTGGCTCCGGCGAGTATCTTTTGCAGATCGACAGAGATCTGCTCCGTCCCCCGCACGATGAACGCGCGGGACAGTGCGGCCTTGCTGGTGACTCCTCCCGCGGCCGCGAGCAGGTCGGCGACCCGCTGGCCCTCCATGAGGTCGTAGGCTCCAGGGCGATTGACTTGCCCGAGGACAACGATGCGC is a window encoding:
- a CDS encoding sugar transferase; the protein is MLGLLLLDSVAVAVALAAAQWLASDQDGSWAGVLPLLVGVPVAVAVFGLHRLYVLDELFEGPTEYGRVIYGCTVSTLGLIVLGFWTQPASVVSSRELAALAWVLLILAVGVARFLLRRVVRTIRRRGGLTSRAIVVGAGAAGLSLARHFADLKHAGVRIVGFVDDFLPVGTPVVDGLKVLGPPSSLARVVEETGAHEVIVVPAAMAWESFRELSHSGLNLNGTAIRVLPAVRDVVAANVKVHERGFLPFLTLERFRISGVDAVLKGAMDYALALGALPVVLPVVGLAATALLVTGVRPFRVVRMVGRGGTTFRAVFLDTGWPGGVQNAVQRLLYRLGLDRLPLVLHVLRGQMSVVGPRPIPVARRAVYESWMPDLLLVKPGLTGMWALWDEPVSIDDEMRATLFYVRNYTIWLDLELLVRSVLRLVGGRWAHPAMEGGAARGRVAVH
- a CDS encoding SIS domain-containing protein gives rise to the protein MGVSQYISDLRSALAAVSAEALMRVEEVLLRAWREQRLVFIAGNGGSAATASHWANDLNKGTAVPGQPRFRAVALTDSVPLMTAWANDVAYDSIFVEQLANLCRPGDLLVVISGSGNSPNIVAAARWAREHGATVVGLTGGTGGQLRGLVDHCVLAPTHRMEQIEDVHLVVAHALCVALRARIAAMTPVATLER
- a CDS encoding CpsD/CapB family tyrosine-protein kinase yields the protein MVTKPAELFTTYGEDSPFAEAYRILRVNMLQTNKDLWSLGVTGVQPKHGSSTTAANLGLVMVETAQRVVLVDADLYKPSLHRVFDVPNDVGLSTVLQRHANLQPALRPVSGIRGLRVLPAGPKPKTPMSILQPEGVRQLLIQLRSEADFVIFDLPSVAAVAYTSLIASALDGLLLVVKAGAAPVDVNSMIRRRLHGVNVIGVVLNNVPVTGSELASYSYYGRLKR
- the rfbF gene encoding glucose-1-phosphate cytidylyltransferase encodes the protein MKAVILAGGFGSRLSEETASRPKPAVEIGGKPILWHIMNIYSAHGVNEFVIALGYKAEIIKQYFLSFYALNNDISVDLETGSVVVHNGYTQPKWKVHLVDTGLYTQTGGRLKRLRPWLDDGQTFMFTYGDGVADIDISALLAFHRSHGKLATVTTVRSPERFGRIAFEGDRVVEFYEKPERSEGWINGGYFVLEPAAIDYVDGDETVWERDAVPRLARDGQLMGYRHHGFWSCMDTLKEKNMLEELWASGKAPWKIWP
- a CDS encoding SLBB domain-containing protein; amino-acid sequence: MKTGALLSILSVLFLSIAVTPAAWAQAAYVLGPGDVIEVAVFGEADLSRTVTIKPDGTVALPLIGEVKAAGKTTEQLVGELTRLYARYVRTPRVSVTVREFRTNRVYVLGQVQRPGEYQVRPGVGVLEVLASAGGPTTRADLAKAVLIRGSTQTIPLNLLEAIAKSANPGVDLQPGDVLFVPETDRRIVVLGQVNRPGAYDLMEGQRVADLLAAAGGVTSKAALSRAFIVRGTEQISVDLQKILAGATEANLQVRPGDMLVVPENQSRVAVLGAVVRPGTYDLADGMKLVDAIAMAGGRGERGDLSRVVVIRLEAGRTRSVTVNVNQILARQDAAQNVPLQHGDVVYVPEAGLDLRQVLQYLNAASLLRLIFGGY
- a CDS encoding GHMP kinase; its protein translation is MLIARAPVRISFAGGGTDFEDYYARFGGLVVSATIDKYIYVFLTVNRGESIQIMSSDYRTFHRQRAEENMLWDGDLALPRAVLNHFNIREGFSMFLASQVPPGTGLGSSSAVTVAVLKGVSGALGLQLSKRQVAELACFIEIEKLGMPIGKQDQFAAAYGGVNAITFERDGVTVEPLALRSDTLEALEREILLFYTGVAREAARVLDAQRRAIAADDAAVLTSLHAIKAAAVEMRRYLLAGDLGGVGELLHASWEQKKRLAPGISNARIDEYYETARAHGAIGGKIAGAGGGGFLMLYCPLRRVGRVTDALERLGLRRMDFAMDRDGARILVNNTLPLAAARYA
- a CDS encoding GNVR domain-containing protein, whose amino-acid sequence is MELRQYYEIMRKRAWMIAVLVAVTVAAVVVQTRGLRPLYRAEASLLVTPRIVAPTAYEDPNLAPLSGVFRETVLRNVSLMITSRTVLRRVAEQVGTTPRIRVTQVRGSDFLIISAVDEQPERAARTANAVAREFERFYGEVNRADAARTRRFIEEQLEQSRKRLAAAERALLGFKSRTRFVGSSEEISRRVQRVFDLQAAHDGALLDERLARTRADAIRAQLNARNDGRLAAVSIATNPVVVQVRDHLTNLELELAGLRNVYTDEHPRVQAVVARIADAQRRLRLEAERAVRDQSLGISPLREQFLREMLGADIDAVVARARATATARLLRETEAALVGVPQNEMTLGRLQRDVRVAETTYIRLAGLHQEAVIRESRAQSSAQAVIAIVDGATVPTEPESAQLPVKVGLAGFVGLLLGAALAVLAESVDNKIRTTHEAEGAFGVPVLTAVPVMSNSTYRYLTVAPSLSSFILPVLVVLALVAVGAAFVARVQAGALSFGWQLVYGSVTAAGDHVVRLGQGILHSLSTVL
- a CDS encoding SDR family oxidoreductase, which codes for MRVFVTGLQGYIGTVLGATLRSRGHVVAGADTGFYRERLLYDDGAGVAPYLACDVRELEPQDLVGYDAVVHLAELSNDPVGYLNPAVTYEINYRGSVRLARLCKQAGVPRFVYSSSCSVYGRGSEDYRVEESALDPRTPYAVCKVLVEQELLRMADDEFSPTVLRNATAYGASPAMRFDLVLNNLAGWAWTTGEIRMTSNGSPWRPVVHVRDIAEAVACVLDAPRAVVHRQIFNVGQTQENYRVAEIAEIVAQVFPGCRVSLGQTDSDERSYRVSFEKIHAVLPGFRCQHDVRAGAHELRALFERVQLTRAVFEMPTFTRVKCLQRLITGGQVDEALFWRHRRRALEESGCGLETPVGNARSVAYRPGPGLVS